One genomic region from candidate division KSB1 bacterium encodes:
- a CDS encoding transketolase has protein sequence VADRSKFANTDLKAAAKGLYVIRDFDPDKAKHGYVVVQGSNSTVNLVNILPRLEDEGVNVKIVAVVSEDLFDLQSDDYRQSVFPPEAKYDMMVVSTGTRRVWPVRDVGLLTDEYSLTSDWDNQWLTGGTEADVIAEARLDSESIFAGIKHFALEREQRLERQRDLLAAL, from the coding sequence GTTGCAGATCGCAGTAAGTTTGCCAATACCGATCTCAAAGCTGCAGCTAAAGGATTATATGTCATCCGTGATTTCGATCCGGATAAAGCCAAACACGGCTATGTTGTCGTGCAAGGATCTAATTCCACCGTCAACCTGGTTAATATTTTGCCACGCCTTGAGGACGAAGGAGTCAATGTCAAAATTGTTGCGGTTGTGAGCGAAGATCTCTTCGACCTTCAATCCGATGATTACCGTCAGTCGGTTTTCCCACCAGAGGCGAAATATGACATGATGGTGGTGAGTACCGGAACAAGACGTGTCTGGCCAGTCCGAGATGTAGGGCTGTTGACGGACGAATATTCGCTTACTTCTGACTGGGATAATCAGTGGCTTACCGGTGGAACCGAAGCGGATGTTATCGCGGAGGCCCGTCTGGATTCAGAGTCGATTTTTGCTGGAATTAAACACTTCGCCTTAGAACGGGAGCAACGCCTGGAACGCCAACGCGACTTGTTGGCGGCTTTATAG
- the lpdA gene encoding dihydrolipoyl dehydrogenase, translating to MVANNAFDLIIIGAGPGGYVAAIRAAQLGMEVGVIERDALGGICLNWGCIPTKSLLRNAEIVNLINRSEEFGIKISGMELDFNKIIQRSRDAANQLSKGVNFLFRKNKVVHIQGFGRINTDKSIQVLDKNGSITQTLQSKRTIIATGARPLTVPGIEIDKKKVISYFEAMVLKGIPKSMIIIGAGAIGIEFAYFYNALGTEVTIVEMMPRILPVEDEEIAKILQREFKKSKMKIYTDTKVSGVDTKGKGVTVSIEMKSGKKELKGDIALMAIGVQGNVENMGLEELGVKVENGDIKVDEFYHTNIDGIYAIGDVIGPPWLAHVGSAEGITCVEAMAGKSPLPVDYTNIPGCTYCLPQVASLGMTEEKAKEAGYDLKIGRFPFRANGKALAYGEPEGLVKLIFDAKYGELLGAHIIGSEATELIATLGIGKSLETTYHEIHKTVHAHPTFSEAIMEAAADAEDAAIHI from the coding sequence ATGGTAGCAAACAATGCTTTTGATTTGATTATAATTGGAGCCGGTCCTGGTGGATATGTCGCAGCAATTAGGGCCGCTCAATTGGGAATGGAAGTTGGCGTTATAGAGCGGGATGCGCTTGGAGGAATTTGTCTGAATTGGGGGTGTATTCCCACGAAGTCCCTGTTGCGTAATGCAGAGATCGTTAATCTTATAAATCGAAGTGAAGAATTTGGTATAAAAATTTCCGGTATGGAATTGGATTTTAATAAAATAATTCAACGAAGCCGGGATGCCGCCAATCAATTGTCAAAAGGTGTGAACTTTCTTTTCCGAAAGAATAAAGTTGTACACATCCAGGGTTTTGGTCGAATTAATACCGACAAATCCATCCAGGTTTTGGATAAGAATGGAAGTATCACACAAACTTTGCAATCGAAAAGAACCATTATCGCAACCGGGGCAAGACCCCTAACCGTTCCAGGCATTGAAATAGACAAAAAAAAAGTGATAAGCTATTTTGAGGCGATGGTTTTAAAGGGAATCCCAAAATCAATGATTATCATTGGCGCCGGTGCGATCGGGATAGAATTCGCATATTTTTATAATGCCTTGGGAACAGAAGTCACTATAGTTGAAATGATGCCGCGAATATTGCCGGTCGAGGATGAGGAAATAGCTAAAATTCTTCAGAGAGAATTCAAAAAGTCCAAAATGAAAATCTACACTGACACGAAAGTGAGTGGAGTGGACACAAAAGGCAAAGGCGTAACGGTTTCAATCGAAATGAAATCAGGGAAAAAAGAGCTAAAAGGCGATATCGCTTTGATGGCAATAGGCGTCCAAGGGAATGTCGAAAATATGGGATTGGAGGAACTAGGCGTGAAGGTTGAAAATGGGGATATCAAAGTCGATGAGTTCTACCACACCAATATAGATGGGATTTATGCGATTGGAGATGTAATTGGACCGCCCTGGCTGGCCCATGTGGGATCTGCAGAAGGTATCACCTGTGTCGAAGCTATGGCTGGTAAAAGTCCCTTGCCGGTTGATTACACAAATATTCCTGGGTGCACTTATTGTTTACCCCAGGTTGCCAGTTTAGGCATGACTGAAGAAAAAGCCAAAGAAGCGGGTTATGATTTAAAGATCGGGCGCTTTCCCTTCAGAGCCAACGGTAAAGCCTTGGCTTACGGAGAACCGGAAGGATTGGTTAAGCTAATATTTGATGCAAAATATGGAGAACTTTTAGGTGCGCATATTATCGGATCTGAAGCCACTGAACTAATCGCTACGCTTGGAATTGGAAAGTCTTTGGAAACGACTTATCATGAAATTCACAAGACGGTTCATGCTCACCCAACTTTTTCGGAAGCGATTATGGAAGCTGCTGCGGATGCGGAAGATGCCGCGATTCATATTTAA
- a CDS encoding pyridoxal-phosphate dependent enzyme → MSVQFEDVKIAHERIKDYIHRTPVLTSKTLNTIANAELFFKCENFQKAGAFKFRGATNAVFSLSNEEAQAGVVTHSSGNHAGALALAAKQRGCPAYLVMPVNATKVKKEAVLGYGGKIIECGTTMSSREEVVQQVIADTNAALIHPYNDERIIAGQGTATLELVEEIDDLDAVLAPVSGGGLLSGTAIAAKGLKKDILVFGCEPKNADDAYRSMQSGKLQSIDNPQTIADGLRASLGDKTFAIIKEFVDGIYLVTEEEIITAMKYLWERMKIVVEPSGSVGLAALLRSKPELYGKRVGIILSGGNVDLGNLPF, encoded by the coding sequence ATGAGTGTTCAATTTGAAGATGTAAAAATTGCCCATGAAAGGATTAAGGATTATATACATCGAACGCCAGTTCTTACCTCGAAGACTTTAAATACAATTGCAAATGCAGAACTATTTTTTAAATGTGAGAATTTCCAGAAAGCAGGTGCATTCAAATTTAGAGGAGCAACCAATGCTGTTTTCTCATTATCAAACGAGGAAGCACAAGCCGGTGTGGTTACACATTCGTCAGGGAATCATGCCGGCGCTCTGGCTCTTGCAGCAAAACAACGAGGTTGTCCGGCTTATCTGGTCATGCCGGTTAACGCAACAAAAGTAAAGAAAGAAGCAGTTCTTGGGTATGGCGGAAAAATCATAGAGTGTGGAACCACCATGAGTTCCCGGGAGGAAGTTGTCCAGCAAGTCATTGCTGATACAAACGCTGCTCTTATTCATCCTTACAACGACGAACGAATAATTGCTGGGCAGGGCACAGCTACTCTTGAACTGGTTGAAGAAATCGATGATCTGGATGCAGTGCTGGCTCCTGTCAGTGGGGGAGGGTTGTTGAGCGGAACAGCCATTGCTGCAAAAGGGTTGAAAAAAGATATTTTGGTCTTTGGCTGTGAACCGAAAAATGCTGACGATGCTTATCGATCCATGCAGTCCGGTAAACTTCAATCTATCGATAATCCTCAGACAATTGCAGATGGGCTGAGAGCTTCTCTTGGAGATAAAACATTTGCGATCATCAAAGAATTCGTTGATGGCATTTATTTGGTAACTGAAGAAGAAATAATAACTGCTATGAAATATTTATGGGAAAGAATGAAAATCGTCGTTGAGCCTTCCGGATCTGTAGGGCTGGCTGCTTTATTGAGATCAAAACCAGAGTTGTATGGGAAACGGGTTGGGATTATTCTTTCCGGAGGAAATGTGGATTTAGGGAATTTACCATTTTAA
- a CDS encoding M61 family metallopeptidase, with amino-acid sequence MKLKMTLSNLLILNFMILGISSSILAEIKISYHLSWQEPNSHYYHITMTVENIKDNTIDFRIPDWRPGRYIVQNFAKNIVQFEAISGKNKSLDFRKIDKVTWRIETKGASRVTAKYKYYARQLDAGASYLDDAEAYFNPITCFMYIPGKEMLPVTLKIKKPDDWKIATPMDYDSSEDLFKIGNYHDFADSPFLISPSFKLLSFEYKNAIFEIAIQGEGNYDDQKIIDDIRKIVVDQVDMMQDVPFKRYLFMYHLVPYRMGHGVEHKNSTSIVRGLPDFENENFYRGFLGVTSHEFFHAWNVERIRPKGIYHPDYSKPNHTTLLWVSEGITSYYGGLSLVRSGLVSESKYLSNWARTIKGYKNNFGYQVTPVSDVSWESWAKSFGAPPNTFYSFYAKGNILGLLLDLEIRHLTKNKKSLDDVFRYLNVNYAKKDQGFTEEDLLKAIKKVSGKNFDVFFQKNIYGTEVIDWNQFLNHAGLELVEEKDKKTPDVYLGIRTRGDDKQTKISNISPDSPAYASGLDIDDILVALDGNRVHQKNLDFLLKNYQAGDVVNLTIFRREKLQEIQIKLTKAKNDKFKIEKVDDPTKLQEEIRKSWLNEKEKDEEEKEHME; translated from the coding sequence ATGAAATTGAAAATGACACTGTCAAATCTGTTGATACTTAATTTTATGATTCTAGGCATTAGCTCAAGCATATTAGCAGAGATAAAAATCTCCTACCATCTAAGTTGGCAGGAACCCAATTCCCATTATTATCACATAACAATGACCGTTGAAAATATTAAAGACAATACTATTGATTTTCGGATACCAGACTGGCGACCCGGTAGGTACATCGTACAAAATTTCGCTAAGAACATCGTCCAGTTTGAGGCTATTTCCGGTAAAAATAAATCACTGGATTTTCGAAAAATAGATAAGGTTACATGGCGGATAGAAACCAAGGGCGCTTCCAGAGTGACAGCTAAATATAAATACTACGCCAGGCAACTTGATGCCGGTGCTAGTTATCTTGATGACGCGGAGGCGTACTTCAATCCCATTACTTGCTTTATGTATATCCCTGGCAAAGAGATGCTGCCGGTAACGCTGAAAATCAAAAAACCAGATGATTGGAAAATCGCTACACCAATGGACTATGACTCGTCAGAAGATTTATTCAAAATAGGTAACTACCACGATTTTGCTGACTCACCATTTTTAATCAGCCCTAGTTTCAAATTGCTCTCATTCGAATACAAAAACGCCATATTCGAAATTGCTATTCAGGGTGAAGGTAACTATGATGATCAAAAGATTATTGATGATATTCGTAAGATAGTGGTAGACCAGGTAGATATGATGCAGGATGTACCTTTTAAACGTTACCTGTTCATGTACCATTTGGTGCCTTATCGAATGGGCCATGGCGTAGAGCATAAAAACTCTACCTCCATCGTTCGTGGTCTTCCTGATTTTGAGAACGAGAATTTTTACAGGGGGTTTCTCGGTGTAACTTCTCATGAATTTTTTCATGCATGGAATGTTGAGCGAATTCGGCCAAAAGGTATTTACCATCCGGACTACTCGAAACCAAACCATACAACATTGTTATGGGTAAGTGAAGGAATTACCAGCTATTATGGAGGTTTATCGCTTGTTCGTTCCGGGCTGGTAAGTGAATCCAAATATTTGTCCAATTGGGCCAGAACAATTAAGGGTTATAAGAATAATTTTGGCTACCAGGTAACTCCAGTTTCTGATGTGAGTTGGGAGAGCTGGGCAAAGAGTTTTGGGGCGCCGCCAAATACGTTTTATTCTTTTTATGCAAAAGGGAATATCCTTGGTCTGCTTTTGGATTTGGAAATTAGACATCTCACGAAAAATAAAAAATCTTTAGATGATGTTTTCAGATACTTGAACGTAAATTATGCAAAAAAAGACCAGGGCTTCACCGAAGAGGATCTGCTCAAAGCAATTAAAAAAGTTTCAGGAAAGAATTTTGATGTTTTTTTTCAAAAGAATATTTATGGAACAGAGGTTATCGATTGGAACCAATTTCTAAACCATGCAGGGTTAGAACTGGTTGAGGAAAAAGATAAAAAAACACCGGATGTTTACCTGGGTATCAGAACCCGCGGGGACGACAAACAGACAAAAATCTCGAATATTAGTCCAGACTCACCTGCATATGCTAGCGGCTTAGACATTGACGACATACTCGTTGCCCTGGACGGCAACCGTGTTCATCAAAAGAACCTGGATTTTCTTCTAAAAAATTACCAAGCCGGGGATGTTGTTAACCTGACGATTTTTCGGAGAGAGAAGCTGCAAGAAATCCAAATCAAACTAACCAAAGCAAAAAATGATAAATTTAAGATAGAAAAAGTCGATGACCCCACAAAGCTTCAAGAAGAGATTCGTAAAAGTTGGCTGAATGAAAAAGAGAAGGATGAGGAGGAAAAGGAGCATATGGAGTAG